The DNA region CTGGGACATTTAAACGTTCTCCACAAAGTGTTTCCGCAGTCACAAGGCGCCGCCGGCCGAGGCTGGCTGCGATCGATGTGCGGGGGCCGCTTCGCGCTTGTCCTGCAGCACGGCCGTATCTTTGGCCAGCTGCTCGTCGACAAGGTTGCCGAGGCTCACCTGCGATAGATAATTGAAGATGGTGGCATTCAGGTTGGTCCACAAGTCATGGGTCATGCACCGCTGGTTCTGACCGCGACAATTTTCGCGGCCACCGCACTGCGTGGCATCCACCGGCTCGTCAACCGCGGTAATGATATGAGCCACCGAGATATCCTCGGGGGCGCGTGCCAGGGTGTATCCGCCGCCCGGTCCGCGAACGCTGTCGACCAGTTCGGCCCGGCGCAGCTTGCCGAACAGCTGCTCCAGATAGGAGAGCGAGATGTTCTGTCTTTCGCTGATGCCGGCCAGCGTGACGGGACCCTTGTCCTGGCGCAGTGCCAGGTCCAGCATGGCCGTGACGGCAAATCGGCCTTTAGTGGTCAGGCGCATGGTAGGAAGCTCCCAAAAAGAAAGTGGTCGAGCTGATTATACGCAAATCCCGAGTAATTTGGTCAACTAATTTTTGACGGGAGCATGCCCACCAAAGTTGATAGTTGATCATTTTACTGGGAAATGGCGGATTTGTGATCGTTTTCTGACAATCGTGTCATCCTCTTGGTATATTTGCTGCACTTCAACAGAACAAAATGGCGGCAGTGACGCGGCTTGTGGCATGACAAGGCGAGCCCGTGGCTGTCGAGGCGAGGAGATTCTTCATGTATCAGGCAGTCATCAGCGGTACCGGCTTGTTCACGCCGCCGCATGCGGTCAGCAATGACGAGCTGGTCGCAGCATTCAATACCTATGTGGCGCAGTACAACCAGCAGCATGCCGCAGAGATTGCGGCCGGCAGCCGCGAGGCCCTGGCCGAGTCCAGCAGCGATTTCATCGTCAAGGCCTCGGGCATCCGCCAGCGCTATCTGATGGACAAGTCCGGCGTGCTGGATCCGCAGCGCATGCGCCCCTTCCTGCCCGAGCGCGATAACGAGGCATTGTCGCTGCAGGCCGAAATGGCGGTGGCAGCGGCCCGCCAGGCGCTGGAGAACGCCGGGCGCGTCCCGGCAGACATCGATATGGTGATTGTCGCCTGCTCCAATATGCAACGCGCCTATCCGGCCATGGCGGTCGAGGTGCAGCAGGCGCTCGGCATCAGCGGCTTTGCCTTCGACATGAATGTGGCTTGCTCCTCGGCCACCTTCGGTATCCAGAATGCGGTGAATGCCGTCGCCACCGGCCAGGCGCGCGCGGCCCTGGTGATCAGCCCCGAGATTTGCTCGGCCCACCTGAATTTCCGCGATCGGGACAGCCATTTCATCTTTGGTGACGCGGCCAGTGCCGTGCTGGTGGAGCGAGCCGAGGATGCCCGGGCCGCTCAGGTGTTCGAGGTGTTGGGCACCAGGCTGGCCACCCTGTTCTCCAATGCCATCCGCAATAATTTCGGCTTTCTCAA from Paludibacterium sp. B53371 includes:
- the iscR gene encoding Fe-S cluster assembly transcriptional regulator IscR yields the protein MRLTTKGRFAVTAMLDLALRQDKGPVTLAGISERQNISLSYLEQLFGKLRRAELVDSVRGPGGGYTLARAPEDISVAHIITAVDEPVDATQCGGRENCRGQNQRCMTHDLWTNLNATIFNYLSQVSLGNLVDEQLAKDTAVLQDKREAAPAHRSQPASAGGAL
- a CDS encoding beta-ketoacyl-ACP synthase III, which gives rise to MYQAVISGTGLFTPPHAVSNDELVAAFNTYVAQYNQQHAAEIAAGSREALAESSSDFIVKASGIRQRYLMDKSGVLDPQRMRPFLPERDNEALSLQAEMAVAAARQALENAGRVPADIDMVIVACSNMQRAYPAMAVEVQQALGISGFAFDMNVACSSATFGIQNAVNAVATGQARAALVISPEICSAHLNFRDRDSHFIFGDAASAVLVERAEDARAAQVFEVLGTRLATLFSNAIRNNFGFLNACDERGIGQPDKLFVQQGRKVFKEVCPMVGEHIVGHLDQLSIAPDSVKRFWLHQANLSMNQLIARRVLGRDASEIEAPVILDRYANTSSAGSIIAFHLYKDDLVSGDVGVISSFGAGYSVGSVVLRVR